One Armatimonadia bacterium genomic region harbors:
- a CDS encoding RsbRD N-terminal domain-containing protein, whose translation MVTKAELSGVLRARQQEMTSAWARRIKQSSDRYQLMPIEEIEQSVRELVLGLSMAIESGDFGPLSASLTATGAMRAASGFEPAEVQRAILMGCDAAYPVLEDAFGKNAQDLVWSVTQVEKALHRSLNLLQGVMRDAQVRQRESEAEYARRRLERTERRLQALLKALGIGAIAVDRDRIVTWTDETGGSAKCGLLTRGEVINGEAAPGLRADILTEALTTGRTHRAKRQGECDIWMAFPVFAEDGQLVEVMGLLGRPNPVPSEDAEA comes from the coding sequence GTGGTTACCAAAGCAGAGCTCAGTGGGGTCCTGAGAGCACGTCAGCAGGAGATGACCTCGGCCTGGGCCCGACGGATCAAGCAGTCGAGCGACCGTTACCAACTGATGCCGATCGAGGAGATCGAGCAGTCGGTCCGCGAGTTAGTTCTCGGTCTGTCCATGGCCATCGAGAGCGGCGACTTTGGCCCGCTGAGCGCCAGTCTCACAGCCACCGGCGCGATGCGAGCTGCCAGTGGTTTCGAGCCTGCAGAGGTCCAGCGAGCGATACTGATGGGGTGTGACGCAGCGTATCCAGTCCTGGAGGACGCCTTCGGCAAGAATGCCCAGGACCTCGTGTGGTCGGTGACGCAAGTCGAGAAGGCGCTGCACCGAAGCCTGAATCTGTTGCAGGGCGTGATGAGGGACGCGCAAGTCCGACAACGCGAATCTGAGGCAGAGTATGCCCGGCGTCGGCTCGAGAGAACCGAGCGACGCCTGCAGGCCCTGCTGAAGGCTCTCGGAATCGGTGCGATAGCCGTAGACCGGGACAGGATCGTGACCTGGACCGACGAGACAGGGGGAAGCGCGAAGTGCGGCCTGCTGACCCGGGGCGAGGTCATCAACGGGGAAGCGGCACCAGGCCTTCGAGCCGACATCCTCACCGAGGCGCTGACGACCGGCCGCACTCACCGGGCCAAGCGTCAGGGGGAGTGCGACATCTGGATGGCCTTCCCTGTGTTCGCGGAGGACGGGCAGTTGGTGGAAGTCATGGGGCTCCTCGGACGCCCCAATCCAGTGCCTTCCGAGGA